TATTCAGGCGAGCTTAGGTGGGCGTTATGCGCTCGCCCTGTTCGAACTCGCGCGTGACGCGAAGGCAATCGACACGGTCGAGGCGAGCCTTGCGGCCGTGCGCGACGCGCTGGCGCAGTCGGACGAGTTCCGGGCGTTGACGACCAGCCCGATGGTGTCGCGCGGCGCGGCGGTGAAAGCCGTGTCCGCGGTCGCCGACTCGATCGGCATCGATGCGACCACGAAGAGCTTCCTCGGCGTGCTCGCCGAGAATCATCGTCTCGAAGCGCTGCCGAAGATCATCCGCGCGTTCCGGGCGCTCGCCGCCCGGCATCGCGGCGAAGTGAGCGCCGAGGTCGCCTCCGCGCATCCCCTGACCGACGAGCAGGTGATCGAGCTGAAGCATCAGCTCCGCCAGCGCGTCGGCCGCGAAGTCTCCGTCGACCTGTCGGTCGACCCTACGCTGCTGGGCGGACTCGTCGTCCGCGTCGGCAGCCAGATGATCGATAGCTCGATCAAGACCCGTTTGAACACGCTCGCGCAGGCGATGAAAGGCTGACCATGGATATCCGCGCCGCAGAAATCTCGAAGATCATCAAGGATCAGATCGCCAATTTCGGCACCGAGGCCCAGGTCAGCGAGACCGGCCAGGTGCTGAGCGTCGGCGACGGCATCGCGCGCATCTTCGGCCTCGACAACGTCCAGGCCGGCGAGATGGTCGAATTCTCGAACGGCGTGCAGGGCATGGCGCTCAACCTCGAGGCCGATAACGTCGGCGTCGTGATCTTCGGGAGCGATTCCGAGATCAAGGAAGGCGACATCGTCAAGCGCACCGGCACGATCGTCGACGTGCCGATCGGCAAGGAGCTGTTGGGGCGCGTCGTCGACGGTCTCGGCAACCCGATCGACGGCAAGGGCCCGATCGTCACCGCCGAGCGCAGCCGCGTCGAAGTCAAGGCACCGGGCATCATCCCGCGCCAGTCGGTCAGCGAGCCGGTCCAGACCGGCCTCAAGGCGATCGACGCGCTCGTCCCCGTCGGCCGTGGCCAGCGCGAGCTGATCATCGGCGATCGCCAGACCGGCAAGTCGGCCGTCGCGGTCGATGCGTTCATCAATCAGAAGACCGCGAACGCCGGCGACGACGAGTCGAAGAAGCTGTATTGCGTCTACGTCGCGATCGGCCAGAAGCGCTCGACCGTCGCGCAGCTCGTGAAGACGCTCGAAGAGAATGGCGCGATGGAATATTCCATCGTCGTCGCCGCGACCGCGTCGGACCCGGCGCCGCTCCAGTATCTCGCACCCTATACCGGCGTCGCGATGGGCGAGTATTTCCGCGATCGCGGCATGCACGCGCTGATCGTCTATGACGATCTGTCGAAGCAGGCCGTCGCCTATCGCCAGATGTCGCTGCTGCTGCGCCGCCCGCCGGGCCGCGAGGCCTATCCGGGCGACGTGTTCTATCTCCACAGCCGCCTGCTCGAGCGTGCGGCGAAGATGTCGGACGCGAACGGCGGCGGCTCGCTGACCGCGCTGCCGATCATCGAGACGCAGGCCGGCGACGTGTCGGCCTACATTCCGACCAACGTGATCTCGATCACCGACGGCCAGATCTTCCTCGAGACCGACCTGTTCTTCTCGGGCGTGCGCCCGGCGATCAACGTCGGCCTGTCGGTCAGCCGCGTCGGCTCGGCCGCACAGACCAAGGCGATGAAGAAGGTGTCGGGCTCGATCAAGCTCGAGCTCGCGCAGTACCGCGAGATGGCGGCGTTCGCGCAGTTCGGGTCGGACCTCGACGCGTCGACGCAGAAGCTGCTCAACCGCGGCGCACGCCTGACCGAGCTGCTCAAGCAGGGCCAGTTCTCGCCGCTGCCGTTCGAGGAGCAGACCGTGTCGATCTTCGCTGGCACCAGCGGCTATCTCGACACCGTGCCGGTCGCCGACGTGACCCGCTACGAGGCGGCGCTGCTCGCCGACATGCGGTCGAACCATGCCGACGTGCTGGCGATGATCCGCGACACGCGCGACCTGGGCAACGACACCAAGGCCAAGCTGGTCGAGGCGCTCAAGGCGTTTGCAAAGACGTTTGCATAAGTAACCCTCCGTCACCCTGAACTTGGTTCAGGGTCCATCTTTCCCCAGGCGGCGGTGTCGCGGTCGGACAGGTGGATGCTGAACCAAGTTCAGCATGACGGGCTTCAACACGCGGTGACGAACGACAATGGCATCACTTAAGGCCCTCAAGATCCGCATCGGCTCGGTGAAGTCGACGCAGAAGATCACCAAGGCGATGAAGATGGTCGCCGCCGCGAAGCTGCGCCGTGCGCAGGACGCGGCGGTCGCCGGGCGCCCCTACGCCGAGCGTCTGGAAGCGGTGATGGCGAGCCTCGCCGGCCGCGTCGGCATCGCGCCGGGCGCGTCGCCGCTGCTCGCGGGCACCGGCAAGGACCAGGTCCATCTGATCGTCATCGCGACGTCGGAGCGCGGCCTCGCCGGTGCGTTCAACACCAACATCGTGCGCGCCGCACGCCGCAAGGCCGAGGAACTGATCGCGGCCGGCAAGACCGTGAAGTTCTACATCGCCGGCAAGAAGGGCCGCGTGATCCGCCGCTTCTACCCGAACGCGATCCTCGCCGATCACGAGATGGGCGGGATCAAGAAGCTCGCGTTCAGCGACGCGCAGGAAATCTCCAACGACCTGATCCACCGCTTCGGCGAGGGCCAGTTCGACGTCGCGCACCTGTTCTTCGCGAAGTTCGTCTCCGCGCTGGTGCAGGAGCCGACCGGCATCCAGATCGTGCCGGTGCCGCTGTCGTCGATCCCCGGCGCCGAGGGCAAGGCCGGAGCCGCGACCGCGGTAACCGAATATGAGCCGAGCGAAGAGGCGATCCTCGCCGACCTGCTGCCACGCAACGTCGCGATCCAGATCTTCCGCGCGCTGCTCGAAAACGCCGCGTCGGAGCAGGGCTCGCGCATGAACGCGATGGACAACGCCACGCGCAACGCCGGCGACATGATCAACCGTCTGTCGATCCAGTATAACCGCACGCGCCAGGCCGCGATCACGACCGAGCTGGTCGAGATCATCTCGGGGGCCGAAGCGCTGAAATGAGGGCGGCGATCGCCTTGATCCTGACGGCGACGCTGGCGGGCTGCGGCAAGCCGGCGCCGTCGGTGCACGAGCAGGAGGCGGCCAAGGTCGCCTCGGTCTCCACGCTCTCGGGCTGGGACCGGCTGTTCGCGTCGCCGCAAGAGACGGTCGGTGCGATCAACCAGGCGGGGTTCGGGCTCGGCGCCTATGCCGGCGACGGTGAGGGTTTCGCCGCAAGCGGCCAGCCGCGGATGTATTCGAACTCGAACGCCAAGGTGCCGAACACCGTCCGCGTGGACGTGGTCGGGACGGCGGACGCGATCGACACCGTGACCTATGCGCTGGCGCTGACCGACGACGCCGATGCGACGACCGCGCGGATGCGTCTGGCGCAGACCGTCGGCGAGTTTCTCGGCCGCTTCAAGATCAAGGCCGATCCCCGGCTGCTGAAGGCGATCCGCCTCGGCACGCCGCTCGACCAGCCCCCGGCGCGCGTCGCGCTGGTGGCCGCCGCCAACGGTGCGCCCGCGCGCATCGACGTGACTTTTACCCGTTCCGCGGCTACCGCGAACACCACCAAGACCCAAGGATAGTGTGATGGCAACCGCCGCTGAAGACATCCGCCCGACCGCGGGCTCCGCCACCAACAACACCGGCCGCGTGACGCAGGTCATCGGTGCCGTCGTCGACGTGCACTTTCCCGACAATTTGCCCGCCATTCTGAGCGCGCTGGAAACCGACAACAACGGCAACCGGCTGGTGCTCGAAGTCGCGCAGCATCTTGGCGAGAACACGGTTCGCACGATCGCGATGGACGCGACCGAGGGTCTGCGTCGCGGCCAGACCGTGACCGACACCGGCTCGCAGATCCGCGTGCCCGTCGGCCCGAAGACGCTGGGGCGCATCCTCAACGTCATCGGCGAGCCGATCGACGAGCGCGGCCCCGTCGGCGCAGAGACCACCGCCCCGATCCACGCATCGGCGCCTTTGTTCGTCGACCAGTCGACCGAGAGCGCGATCCTCGTCACGGGCATCAAGGTCATCGACCTGCTCGCACCCTATGCAAAGGGCGGCAAGATCGGCCTGTTCGGCGGCGCCGGCGTTGGCAAGACCGTGCTGATCCAGGAGCTGATCAACAACATCGCCAAGGGCCACGGCGGCACCTCGGTGTTCGCGGGCGTCGGCGAGCGTACCCGCGAGGGCAACGATCTGTACCACGAGTTCCTCGACGCAGGCGTCATCGCCAAGGATGCCGACGGTAACCCGCAGTCGGAGGGCTCGAAGGTCGCGCTCGTATTCGGCCAGATGAACGAGCCGCCGGGCGCCCGCGCCCGCGTCGCGCTGTCGGGCCTGACGATCGCCGAGTATTTCCGCGACGTCGAGGGCCAGGACGTGCTGTTCTTCGTCGACAACATCTTCCGCTTCACGCAGGCGGGCGCGGAGGTGTCGGCCCTGCTCGGCCGCATCCCGTCGGCGGTGGGCTATCAGCCGACGCTGTCGACCGACATGGGCGCGTTGCAGGAGCGCATCACCTCGACGAACAAGGGCTCGATCACCTCGGTGCAGGCCGTGTACGTCCCCGCGGACGATCTCACCGATCCGGCGCCGGCGACGTCGTTCGCGCATCTCGATGCGACGA
This sequence is a window from Sphingomonas ginsenosidivorax. Protein-coding genes within it:
- a CDS encoding F0F1 ATP synthase subunit delta, which translates into the protein METSGGIQASLGGRYALALFELARDAKAIDTVEASLAAVRDALAQSDEFRALTTSPMVSRGAAVKAVSAVADSIGIDATTKSFLGVLAENHRLEALPKIIRAFRALAARHRGEVSAEVASAHPLTDEQVIELKHQLRQRVGREVSVDLSVDPTLLGGLVVRVGSQMIDSSIKTRLNTLAQAMKG
- the atpA gene encoding F0F1 ATP synthase subunit alpha — its product is MDIRAAEISKIIKDQIANFGTEAQVSETGQVLSVGDGIARIFGLDNVQAGEMVEFSNGVQGMALNLEADNVGVVIFGSDSEIKEGDIVKRTGTIVDVPIGKELLGRVVDGLGNPIDGKGPIVTAERSRVEVKAPGIIPRQSVSEPVQTGLKAIDALVPVGRGQRELIIGDRQTGKSAVAVDAFINQKTANAGDDESKKLYCVYVAIGQKRSTVAQLVKTLEENGAMEYSIVVAATASDPAPLQYLAPYTGVAMGEYFRDRGMHALIVYDDLSKQAVAYRQMSLLLRRPPGREAYPGDVFYLHSRLLERAAKMSDANGGGSLTALPIIETQAGDVSAYIPTNVISITDGQIFLETDLFFSGVRPAINVGLSVSRVGSAAQTKAMKKVSGSIKLELAQYREMAAFAQFGSDLDASTQKLLNRGARLTELLKQGQFSPLPFEEQTVSIFAGTSGYLDTVPVADVTRYEAALLADMRSNHADVLAMIRDTRDLGNDTKAKLVEALKAFAKTFA
- a CDS encoding F0F1 ATP synthase subunit gamma, producing the protein MASLKALKIRIGSVKSTQKITKAMKMVAAAKLRRAQDAAVAGRPYAERLEAVMASLAGRVGIAPGASPLLAGTGKDQVHLIVIATSERGLAGAFNTNIVRAARRKAEELIAAGKTVKFYIAGKKGRVIRRFYPNAILADHEMGGIKKLAFSDAQEISNDLIHRFGEGQFDVAHLFFAKFVSALVQEPTGIQIVPVPLSSIPGAEGKAGAATAVTEYEPSEEAILADLLPRNVAIQIFRALLENAASEQGSRMNAMDNATRNAGDMINRLSIQYNRTRQAAITTELVEIISGAEALK
- the atpD gene encoding F0F1 ATP synthase subunit beta, which translates into the protein MATAAEDIRPTAGSATNNTGRVTQVIGAVVDVHFPDNLPAILSALETDNNGNRLVLEVAQHLGENTVRTIAMDATEGLRRGQTVTDTGSQIRVPVGPKTLGRILNVIGEPIDERGPVGAETTAPIHASAPLFVDQSTESAILVTGIKVIDLLAPYAKGGKIGLFGGAGVGKTVLIQELINNIAKGHGGTSVFAGVGERTREGNDLYHEFLDAGVIAKDADGNPQSEGSKVALVFGQMNEPPGARARVALSGLTIAEYFRDVEGQDVLFFVDNIFRFTQAGAEVSALLGRIPSAVGYQPTLSTDMGALQERITSTNKGSITSVQAVYVPADDLTDPAPATSFAHLDATTNLNRAISELGIYPAVDPLDSTSRLLEPRVVGQEHYDTARAVQSTLQKYKSLQDIIAILGMDELSEEDKLTVQRARKIQRFLSQPFHVAEVFTGISGKFVQLEDTIRSFKAVVEGEYDHLPESAFYMVGGIDEAVAKAEKMAAEA